Genomic DNA from Desulfovibrio sp. JC022:
GGTTTCCGCTTCAAGGTAGTAAGCTTCCTTGATGTCGGGGCGCATATCCATGGTCATATAGAACGCTTCGCCGCTACGTGCTCCGGTGGTGCAGACAAAAACTATGGGCTTGTCTGCGGAGAGAGTCTTGATCTTCTTCTCCAGCATATCCACGGGAATATTCACTGCGCTGGGGATATGTCCCTGAGCGAATTCGTCAGCATCACGGACATCAATCAGCATGATGGAGTTCGGTTTTTCAGCAATGATCTTCTTGAACTGCTCAATATCGATGCTGCCTTCTTCGCCGCCGGACTTCACTTCAACAGAACCGGATGCGCCGTAAAGCTCTTTCCAACCGGGATATCCGGCTTCTGCAACATGAACGTCCTTATAGCCGATGCCCATGGCCCGGATAGCGGACTTGTGGCTAAGCTTGCACTTGTAACCGCCACAAAAGTAGATAAGCTTGGTATTTCTCTTATCTGCGGGCAGCAGGCCGGTGCGCTTGGCCCACTTGGAATCGGGAATAGAGATTGCTGAAGGAATGGAACCGTCCAGAAACTTCTTGGTCGGACGGGCATCAATCAGCATGTAAGGTTCGCCCTTGGCCATCATTTCAGCAATAGGTTCGAGACCGATTGAACCATAGCGACCGGACTTCATCCAGCCGGGATACCCGTAGGGGTATACCTTTACGTTTTTGTAGCCCATTTTGACCGCTTTCTTGGCGGACTTATGACTCAGCTTACACTTGAGACCCTGACAATAAAAGATAAGCAGGGTGTTCTTGTCCTTGGGCAGCTTGTCGGTCATCTTATCGAACTGGGAATCCGGAATGGATACCGCAGTAGGGATGTAACCAAGAATGTACTTGCCCTTGTAAGGACGGGAGTCAATGATCATCACCCCTGCGGGTTTGGGCATTTTGGCGTACTTGGCAACAAAGTCGGTATCGACCATGTCTTTATACATCCAGTCCTGCATCTTGCTCTTGGGGATGACATCCTTAGCCATGGCAGGTGCGGCGATAAACGCCAGACACAGTGCCAATACCACTACCTTGAAAAACTGCATTTTCCTCATGTAATTCTCCCTTTTGCTCTATTTAAGATGATGCGCTGCGCGCTTGTATCTAAAATTTGCCTCCGGCGGCCCTCCGGGGGCCAAAGAAACTTTTTGAAAAAAGTTTCTCTGGACTCTTCCAAAACTTTTATTAAGGCTTCGCCGCTTTGTTTGTTTAATTTTGCGTTAGACTTCAGACGAAGGGTTATCTTTAACCTTGTCATACCAAAGCTTGTGGTGATGCTTGGCGTAATCTTCCGGCACATGCCCGGTGAACATGGAGCGGAAACCCGGTTTTTCTTCCGGTGAGATCGCCGCCATGTAGATATGGACCAGCAGACCTGCGAAGACCAGCCCTACAGCAAGGTAATGCAGGGTGATGGACCAGCTGACCAGGGCCATGTGTTCCGGGCCGAGGGTGCGGTCAGACAGGAACATAATGATCCCGGTAACCACGATTACGATTCCGCCCACAACAGAGGCTTGGGCGAATGCCTTCTGGCCCATATTGTAGTAGCCCTGATCGGGTAGCTCGGCATTTTTGCCCAGCAGTTTCGGTCCGGCAGTCATAAGGATCATCTTGCGGATCATCCAGACTATGTCACGGGCCGGATCAACCATGAAAACTTCCTTCAAGAAGAAGATCGCTCCCTTGAGATTGATCAGCATGTAGAGGAGCAGCCCCCCTGCCCAGACAAGCCCCAAGGTCACATGAATGGTCAGCAGATTGCCACCTCCGCCCACAAGTGAACGCATGAAGGCCGGATAGCCGGAACCCAGCGGGTCGATATCCGGGTTGCCGAAAAGGGCCAGCCCGGTAACCAGCAACAGGAACCAACAGGCCGCATTGAACCAGTGAATAAAAATGTCCGAGCGGTCATGCCGCTTGTATTGTCTCGAAGTCATTATTCATCACCTCCCTTGTTTTGGGAGTCGTCATGCTCTTCGGAACCGACCAGCAACTGGCGACCAAGCATGACTGCAACACCCAGACCGGACAGACCGACCACGGTCTTGACCACAGGGTTGACCATAGTGGTCAACACATCCATGGCTGAAGGCATTTTCGCTTCCACAGGCCATTCCAGCGGTGCGGTTTCACCCAGATAGATCATATTGGGCTTGGTATCCGACTTGGTATTAATAACCCGCACCAGCTTACCCTTGTTTTCCTGAAGCAGCCTTGCCGCCTCGGACTCGGGGTCATTGATGTCCCCGAAAACGCGAGCCTTGGTAGGACAGGTGTCCACACAGGCCGGGAGCAATCCCTGTTCACGGCGTTCTGCGCAGAAATTACACTTGTCCGCCTTACGGGTAATTTCATTACGAAACCGGGCATCATACGGACAGGCCGGAATACAGTTTCCGCAGCCGATGCACAAAGATGTGTCGATACGCACGGTGCCGTCTTTCTTATCTTTATAGGTAGCTCCGGTGGGACAAGCCTGAACACAGGTAGGATTATCACAGTGCATACAGCCGCCGGGCTGAAAATGGGTCCGCGGCCTGCCGGATGCAAAATCCGGAACCGAAGACTTGATCCAGTTACGCCACTGGCCATCAGGCACATCATTGGCGACCTTGCAGGAAGCTACGCAACCCTTGCAGTCTATACACTTTGACGAATCGATGACCATTGCGAGTTGTACGGTTTTACTCATGAAGCCACCTTCCTTGTTACGGAAACAAATGTTTCATGCAGGGCCGCATTACCGCAGATTTCATCGTATCCGCCCTCAAGCACCGCAGCCATACTGGCCCCTTCACCGAATATGAGGCTGAGTTGCGGAGACAGGGGACCGAAACCGGAAAGCATGTACACGGTATTTTCAAGGATGCCGTCGGTGATTTCCACCTTGAGTTCGCCCTTGCCTACGGAGCTTGAGACTTCCACCATATCTCCGGGCTTGATGCCCAGAGATTCTGCGGATTTGGTGTTCAACCAGAGGGTATTTGGCCCGGTGATCTGATGCAGCACCGCATTATTCTGGGAAGAAGTCTGGGTAACGCAGGCACTGCGCCCGATGACCATGCGGAATTTATTCTTGGGCGGCTTGGCCGGAGGGGTATAGATCGGCATAGGATCAACACCCATCTTTGCATAACGCTGGTTGTAGAACTCAACCTTCTTGCTGAGAGTCTTGTAAACCCGATCCTCATAGATGCCGTAAACCTTACTGGGATTATAGTAGACCCCGTCCTTTTCAAAGGCTTCAGCGGCACCGGGCAATTCACGGAGTTGCTTCTTGCGGTATTCTTCAATGGTGAAATCAAAGTATTCTCCCAGCTCCATCTTTCCGGCCACATCCTTGAGCACATCAAAGACCGGGCGGGATTCGTAAAGAGCCGGAACAACCGGATCACGCTGCACAACACAGGCGCAGGCCACGGAACCCTGCAAACCGGAAGCCGGGTCCTGCCGTTCCAGATAGCTGGGGGCGGGCAGCACGAGGTCAGCCATCCATGCGGTATCGCTCATGGCGATATCCACCACGGTCATGAATTCCATGGCGTTAGCCATCTCAATGGTCTTGGCCCGGTTGGGAGCGGTTCCCAACGGATTGGTCTTGTAAATGAACCAGCCTTTAACCGGGTACGGCTTGCCGGACAGAACCGCATCACGGGTGATGATAAATGAACCGTCATGCTCAAACATCATGGGCACCTTATGAGCGTCCACGCGGTCATCGGGGTTCTCATCATACCACGGAGCATCGTAGGGAACACCCTTGAGGCCCACTTCACGGGCAGCCAGCAGCCCGCCGGGCTGATCCCAGTTGCCGAGCAGTCCGTTCACAATGGCGAAGCTGCGGCGGATCTGGGTGGAATTCTTGTAATCGGAAGTGCGGCGGCCCGGATAGATCATAGAAGCCGGAGCAGCAGCAGCCAGCTCGCGGGCGATGCGGGCGATATCCTGCGCCGGGATACCGCATTCTTCAGCGGCAAACCGAGGATCGTACTTCTGCACATGTTCACGAAGCTGGTCGATGCCGTAAGTTTTATCGGCGATCCACTTCTTATCGTAAAGTTCTTCATCAATAATGACATGGGCCAGCGCAAGCATGAAAGCCATATCCGTACCGGGACGGATGGGATACCACTCATCTGCCAAAGCTGCGGTCTTGGTGTAGCGCGGATCAAGCACCACCAGCTTGCTGCCTTTCTGCATGGCGGTCATCAGATCGATGGAATCCGGCGTGACCAGAGCTTCAAAGCGGTTAGCCCCGGCCATGATGATATATTTGCTGTTGAGTACGTCGGCAAAAGGAACTTCGCCGAAGGTATCGAGAAAAGCACGGCTTCCGCTAAGGAGACAGAGGGATTCGTGGGAAGTCACGTTATAGGAACCGTAAACTTCGGCAAAACGGCCCACGAACTGGGATTGCAGGTCGGCCCCGGCAGAAAAGAGATGCCCGCAGGGGGTATACTTCTTGCGGATATCCTGCATCTTCTCAACCATCAGGTCGATGGCCTCATCCCACGGAATGCGCTGCCACTTACCCTCGCCGCGTTCGCCCTTGCGAAGCAGGGGGTGCTTTAAGCGGTCAGGATCATACATCTGTGCTACCCCGGCATTGCCGCGGGCGCAGAGCATACCTCTGGATTTGAGAAATTTGGGGTTGGGATCGAGTTTCTTGATTACACCGTCCTGAACACGGGCGATGCAGCCGCACTTGTTGAAGCACATGTCACAGGCCGAGAAAGCGGATTCCCAGTCACCTGATGTATTATTGACCTGCGCGGACGCTGTTTGCAGTCCGCCCAGAACGGGAGCACTCCCGGCTGCGGCAGCGGCCAGCATCCCGGAGGCCTTGAAAAAGTCGCGGCGGGAAAGCCTGGTCTTGTCTTTAGCCACTTCCACCTCCATGTTGATCAAGGGGAAAGGAGTTAAGATTGCTGTGCGGGGGAAAGGTCATTCCCACCGCACAGGAAATGAATACCTAGGTGCAAAGATGATAAACTTAAGTAATCATCTGCGGATTAAACACTAGCTGCACTTGGCCGGAGACGGAGAATCCTTGGCGTAATCATGCAGGTAAGTAAAAATATCGTTGATGTCCTTTTCCTTCACCTTGCTCCACTCAGGGGAACACTTGATCTTGGAAGTGTCGGAGAACATAGCGGTCCACTCTGCCTGAGTCTTGGTGCTGGGGCTTAAATCGGATGCTGTCTGGCCGTGACAGGAACGGCAATGTTTGCGGTAAAGAAACTTACCTTTACGGGCATTACCACCGCCGAAAGCGGTAGCCATGCTGGCCATAGACAGGACCATGAGGGCACAAATCAAAATACCTATCACCTTACGATTCATTAGAAACCTCCATAATTATTTTCTTAACCCATAACATCCCCTTCTCATTTTTTAAAGCGAAAGAGATGTTTTTTTAGCGAACTCTTCAACTCTAAGATACCCATACGGGGTATAGGTGTCAACGATAAAACGCACACAAACCCATAGCTCCACCCGATGACACCCGAAACTGAAAACTCAGCTTTGCACCCCACATACAGCAAGTGCAATCCAAAGTAAGCACTGCACCCACAACACATTCAATATTATCAGTGTCTTACAAAAATATATCTTTTGGCCCGCATTTTGCTTTTACAGCCATCAGGATACAGGCAGACCACGGTCTGTTTTGAAAATAAATTTGGAGGATATGTAAAAAAATGGCAGAAAACGCAGTTAAGCAGAGCAGTGATGTCGTAGTCGACAAAGCAGCAAGCTCATGGTCCGACCTATGGAAAAAAGAAGATTACTGGGCCATCTGGCTGGGATTCCTGATCCTGACCATCGGCGCAATAATCTTTTTCAACAATAAGCCCGCGGACATGGAAGCCAAGTTCGCAAAACAAAACACTATCATGACCGAGGAAGCTGCCCGTGCTCCCTTTAAAACCATAGCATGGTACGAGGCCCAGACCGCCAAAGAAAAAATCAAGGCCAAAAACCAGCCTGTTGGTGAAGCCATCAAGTCTTTCATGGCTAAACCCAAAAAGTGGACAACCAACCCGCTGGACGCTTTCATCCAGACTCAGGAACAGGCTGATATCAAAAACGCAGCGGGCATGCCCAAATATGAAAAGGCAAAAGCCGCAACAGCAGCAGCCAAAAGCGCAGCTCTCATTGCACAGTCCAAAGCTGAACAAGCCGGATTCAAAGATGCCAAGCTTAACGCAGAAACCTCCGCTTCTATTGAAACATGGCTGAAACTGCGCGCCAAGGAATCATCTGCCAAGAAAAAAATCAAAAATAAGCCGTACAACCTGATCCCTTCACTATTGGCTTTGATGATCGGATTCGGACTCTTCTTTGCAGTGGGAATGCGCTTCATCGACGGTGATGCCAAACAATTCCTTAAAGGATTCGGGTTGGTTTTCGTTATTGCCGTCGCTTCTTATCTCATGGCCAATCAGGCGACCATGAAACAGTACGGTATCGGATATGCCGCTTGGGCTATTGCCATCGGTCTGGTTATTTCCAACACCATCGGAACCCCGACTTGGGCCAAGAAAGCTCTTCAGGTTGAATTTTTCATTAAGACCGGACTTGTTCTGCTAGGTGCGGAAGTCCTGTTCAACAAAGTTGTGGCCATCGGTATCCCCGGTATCTTTGTAGCCTGGGTTGTCACCCCGGTTGTTCTGATCACTACCTTCATCTTCGGTCAGAAAGTAATTAAGATACCGTCTAAAACCCTGAACATGGTTATCTCCGCCGACATGTCCGTTTGCGGTACTTCCGCAGCCATTGCAGCGGCTGCGGCATGCAAGGCCAAGAAAGAAGAGCTGACCCTCGCAATCGGCCTTTCCCTTGTCTTCACTTCCGTCATGATGATCATCATGCCCGCCATCATCAAAGGCACCGGAATGCCTTTCATTCTCGGCGGAGCATGGATGGGCGGAACCATCGACGCCACCGGGGCTGTTGCAGCAGCCGGGGCCTTCCTTTCTGAAAAGGCTCTTTACGTAGCGGCGACCATTAAAATGATCCAGAACGTGCTGATCGGTGTAACCGCCTTCGGTATCGCCATCTTCTGGGCCACTAAAGTTGAAGCCAAAGCCGGGCAGAAAGTGCACGCCATGGAAATCTGGCACCGCTTTCCCAAGTTCGTACTCGGTTTCCTGACCGCATCGGTAATCTTCTCCATCATCTACACTTCACTTGGTTCCGACGCTGGTTTCACCATGATTGACCAGGGCGTATTGCGCGGCTTCTCCCGCATCTTCCGCGGATGGTTCTTCTGCCTGTCCTTCGCAGCAATCGGGCTGGCTACCAACTTCCGTGAACTCAAGCATTACTTCAAAGGCGGCAAGCCGCTCATCCTTTACGTATGCGGCCAGTCCTTAAACCTGTGCCTGACCCTGATCATGGCTTACCTCATGTTCTACGTGGTCTTCCCTGACATTACTTCCAAAATCTAGACATTTGGAATCACACCCCCCTACATGGAGGGAAGCGTTGATGCGCTTCCCTCCCCATAAAGGAACAACAAAATGGAAAATAAACCCCTCAGCTTCAGAATTATTTCTTTCTTCGCCACTTGCGCCGTAATCTGGGCCATGGTCTTTGTAGCTGGTCCATTACTCATAGATACAACCCCGGCCTTCCGCACGCTGGCCGACTTTGTGGTCGAATCCGACATTGAAACCGGAGAATTTTACTACACAGATGTGGAAATTGTCGGACACGCGGATCACAACGCCCGCAGTTCAATGGAATACCTGCCCCACGGCCCCGGACCTGAATAGGAATCAGGACCAGTGGATCAGGATCTGAACATGGAATCTATCATTTTACCGGCAGAAATGAGATAATAGCCGGTGCGTGGAACAGCACCGAGAAAATAGCCTAGCTGTTCGAGCTCTGTCCGGCCTAAATCAAGAATGGAAAAATAGACCTTAAAACAAAGGATAAGGCTCAAAAGGCACAGGATGGTTATGGGGACCGAGCTGCTCAGGCGGGTGAATAAATCCTTCACTTTAATTTTACTTTGAAAAAAGAGAACCAGAGCTGCCGCGCATTGCAAAAAACTGTTCCAGCCACGCACGAACAGGTCCGCAGTGATAAAACCGGCCAGAAACGCTGCAAAAAATTGATAAAAACTGTTCATAGCCCCCCCTCGCTCAAAACCCGTTACAAAAAAGACTACCCCATTTAATATAACCTTACCCTGCTCAAGCAATCACGGTCAAGGAAACCGGGCTTGACTTCGGGGGTTCCGGCTATAAACTGCTTGAGCAGGCGGCAAAGCATGAAACTTCCCAGACCATATTCCATACAAAGCAAATTTCTTTTAAGCCTGATTCTGACCTCCCTTGTTATCGGGGGAGTTCTTTTTGCGGGCTTTTCCATGCACATGAGCAGGGTTCTCGAAAATGTCGTGCGCGAAAAAGCACGCATGGTTTTCGGGCAGGTGGACTCGGTGCAGAATTACGTGCGCGGTGTGCTCCGCCCTCAGATGTATGAAGAACTGCCCGATAAATTCATTATTCAGGCCATGTCTTCTTCTTTTGTAACCCGCAACATCATGGCCCGCGATGAAAATGAGACCTCAAGCTTCAGCTACCGCCGTGTGGCGGAGGGAGCACGAAACCCGGACTATGAAGCAAAAGGGATAGAACTGGAGCTGATCAACCATTTCAGGGAAAATCCCGGCAACAGATTCTGGGAAGGTTACAAAACCATCCACGGAGAAAAACATTTTGTCATGGCCCGCCCGGCGATGTTCAAAAAAAGCTGTTTGCGCTGTCACGGAAAAGTTGAAGACGCTCCCGTAGAACTGGTTGAACTATATGGCAATCGAGGTTTCGGACATACAGCTGACAGCATCGGCGGAGTGGATTTTGTCGGCCTGCCGGTCAGTGCTTCCGTAGCCCACATTCAGGAAACCATCATGACCTACATCGGCGTTTTCCTGCTGGCCGTGCTGCTTTATCTCGGAGCAACCAACATGCTCTTCAAACGGATAGTAGCCAACAACATCCGTATCTTGACCACCAATTTCCGGCGCAATTTCAGTGATGAAAAAGGAGTGGCCCTTTTCAGGGAAGTGGAACAGGAAGATGAAATCGGCGAGATGATCGGCGGTATCGAGAAACTCAGTGACTACATGTTCGACACCCGCCAGAAACTACAGGAGTATGCATCCAACCTTGAAAAGATGGTTGAGGAACGTACCGGAGAACTGGAACTGGAAGCAATTGCCCGCCAATCAGATGTGGAACTTTTCGTACAGCTTCTGGCCGGGTCCAGCCGCAGTCAGTCCCGAGCAGAGCTGTGGAGAGCAACCCTGCCCCTGATTCATAAAAGATTTAATCTTGAACGGACCGCTTATGTCTGCACTTTTTCCAGTAAAAATTTCTATTCCCTGCCGGATAATCCCGAACGTCCTCCCCTTCCCGATAATTGGGTGGAACTGCTGACCGAATCCGTTCCCCTTATCCTTGATGACCGGGCATATATTCCAGTTGAGTCTTCTTCGGGAAGTGCCGAGGGACTGCTCTGCCTGTTTCGCAGGGAGAATTCATCATTCCGGGAAAAAGACCTTGCCGTATTACGGGCCATAGGACGCCAGCTCGGAATTGCAGCAGACAGCATTTCCGCACTGAACAGCATTGTGCGCCACAATGCCAACCTGCAATCAATATTTGAAGGTATCAGTGACCCCCTGCTGCTGGCTGACGGAACGGGAACCCCCATTGTTGCCAATGAATCTGCCCGCAAACTGGGAGAGGAACTTTCCGACGGAACCATTACCGACGGCGGCGTGGTCAGCCTGCTCTGCCACGGCCCCGGAGATTCCGGAAACTGTGGAATTTCTAAATCCCTGTTTATGAACAAACCCTTGTCCAGAGAAGTCTCCCTGCCGGAGGGACGTTCTTTTGCCATCAATATCTATCCCATTCAGGATGCGGAAAATCCCATTGAACGCAGGGTGGTCATCTACGTTCATGAAACAACCAGTCAGAAACAGATGCTGGCCCATATGACTCAGGCCGAAAAGATGGCAACAGTAGGGAAACTTTCAGCCGGGCTGGCCCATGAAATCAACAATCCGCTGGGGGTTATTCTCTGCTATGCTGAACTTTTGAAAAAAGATGCTGCCGGACAGAACGCCGAGGACATTGAAGTAATACTAAAACACACCAGACAAGCCCAGACCGTACTAAAGGATCTGCTGAACTTCGCACGGCCAAAGGTTTCTTCAACAGTCGGCAGCGATTTGACAAAAATCGTCCGCGAAGTTGCCGATGTTTTCCGCATTCAAGCGGACAAACAGGGGGCGAAAATAAGCCTTGAACTTGATGAATCCATTCCTAAACTGAATGTGGAACCGCAGGCCCTTGAACACATTGTTGCCAACCTGCTCTTGAACGGGCTTGATGCTGTACCGGAAAACGAAGGCAGATTAAAAATTACCCTTGGCATTGAACAACCGGGGCAGGCCGTGCTTAAAGTAACGGACAACGGTCCCGGCATAGCACAGGAAGACCTGCAATATGTATTTGACCCCTTTTACACCACCAAAGAGGTGAATAAAGGTTCCGGTCTGGGGCTGGCTGTAGTATTTGGGTTCATGAGTGATCTCGGCGGTTCCATTGAAGTGGAGAACGGCAGCAAGGACAAAGGAGAACTGTCCGGGGCTGTATTCACCCTGAAATTTCCCCTGACTGAAAAGGATGGATAATGGCTGACACACATCAGCAAAAGATATTGGTAGTTGATGATCAGGAAGATTTCGCCCGAGGAATCAAAAGATTAATCGAGGGGGCTTTTCCTGAGAATGAAGTCCACATGGCTTTCAATGGAGAGCAGGCACTTGCTGCACTTAAATCTCAGCAGGTAAACCTGATGATCAGTGACCTCCAGATGCCCGGCATGAACGGTCTGGAACTTTTAAAGACCGCCCTTACACAAAGCGATTCACTCTCTGTGGTAATGCTCACCGCCCACGGAACGGTGGAGACCGCAGTGGAAGCCCTTAAGGCGGGGGCCTATGATTTCGTGACCAAACCCATTGAACAGGAAAACCTGTTCCGGGTCATCAGCAAAGGCATGGAACGCAGCCGTTTACTTGAAGAGAACAGACTGCTTCGGGCACAGATTGAGCAGCACAAAGACCGGTTGCTTGGGCAAAGTCCAGTCATGCAGCAGCTAAAACAATCCATCGGAGCTGTGGCCCGTACTGATTACAATGTTCTGATTATGGGCGAGTCCGGAACGGGTAAAGAATTGGTGGCCGGGATGGTGCGGGACCTGAGTTCACGGGCGGATAAACCATACGTAACCGTCAACTGCACGGCCATCCCTGACAATCTTCTGGAGAGTGAACTTTTCGGACACGTAAAGGGAGCATTCAGCGGTGCAGATCATGACCGCGAAGGACTTTTTGCCCGCGCTGACGGGGGAACAATACTGCTCGATGAAATCGGCGATATCCCACTTGAAACACAGGCCAAGCTATTACGGGTCCTTCAGGAAGGAGAGATCAGGCCCGTAGGCTCAGACCGTTCAAAAAATATCGATGTGCGAGTGCTGGCCTCTACCAATCAGGACCTCCCCCTGCGGGTTGCGGAAAAATCATTTCGGGAAGACCTGTACCACCGCTTGAACGTGCTGCCTTTGAACCTTCCTTCACTGAAAAACCGCCCCGGCGATATTCCCTTGCTGGCCCGTTATTTTGCCCAAAAATCCTGTATCGAACTTGGGCTGCCGGAAAAAGAACTGGACCCGACAGTAGTAGGACATTTAAGCGGGCAGAAATGGACCGGAAATGTCCGCGAACTGCAAAACACCATGCGCAAACTGGCCGTATTCAGCACCGGGGAATCCATAACAATGCTGGCTGTAAACATGGCTGAAGGCAAAATGACCCAGGAAATGGGAGAAAAAACAGCTGCCAGCCTTCCCTTCAAAGAAGCTAAGCAACAATTGGTGGACAGCTTCAGCAGAAGCTACATCAGCGATATCCTGACCCGCAGCGGTGGCAATGTTTCAGAAGCAGCCCGCATGTCCGGTCTGTCCAGAGTGGCGGTGCAAAAGATGCTCGGCAGATTCAACCTTAAAACCTCGTTTTTTAAAGGGAATTAAACCGAGATTCCAATGTGCTGTACAAGCAAGAATCATTCACCCAGCCCTTACCAGACGAAGTAAGCAGTCAAAGAGCTTTTCCAAGTCCATATCCACGACAAAAACGCGTTATCATCCACATGCTCCTAAGCCTGACGCAAAGCGTCATGTGCAGAACAACCGGGACGAAATCCGTAACAGAACTCAAAAAACAGTAGTTCCAGTACCCAAGTCAGTACTTGCAGGATGGCTTGCTGAACAAAACGGGAACCCCAGACGGAATGTCCCGCCTCCGAGTTTGTAGAGAACTTGCACCACTTAAATTTACGTCATGCTTTGTGCGCAAGCTTACAGATAAGCTATCCCCAAAATTCATCCAAAATATAACAACGCCCCTCCTCTGCCAGAGGAAAAGGACTGTTGGCCAGATAAGGGGTATGATAACCGAGTACTTTCCCGCTAATCTTAGCCTGCAAAGACTCGACCTGCTTCCAGTGGGTGTGCACACTGTCCGGGTTATCAAACTCTATTTCATGAAAAACAAGATCACAGGAAGCAAACCACTCGGCTTCCAGCTCAGCACGCTTGAGGATTTTATTGATCCCTTCATCATACTTCGTGTCACCTGAATAGCCGAAACTTCTCCCCCCGGCTGAAATCTTAAGCCCGATGGTTCCGTAAGGCAGGATATGATGATTCCAGCGGCTGTCAATTCGGATTGGGCCTAATTGAAACGGAATACCGGGTTGCAACGAAAAGCACTCCACATGCTCTTCCAAATCGGGAAAAAGCGGAGAATATAGATCTGTCAGAATTCGAAATACGTTGTCGGCAAGAATCAACTTCAACTTTCGGTTATGCTTGCGGGCCCGCTGCATACAGGCGGTAAAACCCTGCACGTGGTCTTCGTGATTATGAGTGAATAAAAAATGGGTGACGTCGTCCCAGTGGATGTTGTGCCGGGCAAGGGTGTGGGCCGGATAACCGCAAGGGTCTATCCAGATAACATATTCGCCGAAACGGACAATGGTGTTGGCAACAGTACCGTAAACCCCATTTCCACAGCCGATAGGAAGAACTTCAAGGCTCTCACGGTTTTTGCTGTCTCTGGGAATAGCTGCCAACAGGGATTCGATAGCAGCATCGGGACTTTCAGACGGAAGCAAATCATTGCGGCAATAAAGAAATTCATCGGCATCGGAAATGACAACATCACTGCCTTGGCAGCAAATTTCCAGACTGCCGATACGATAACATGGATCGGCAGCGTTATGATGAAACCATTTACCGAGCCAATTCTTGCGGACCACTTTGAGATTTTTGTCATCAAAAAAATATGGGAAAATGCATTCAAGGTGACTGTAAACCTGTTTTACGTTTTGCTTTGAGCCTACATATTCCCTTAAGATACCGCCTTTTATCTGAGACTGCCAAAGAATAAATTCTTCTCCGGTACGGTTGTCCCCGGCCAACGAGACCTCCCAATCGGGAACCACCACGATCTCCTCCCGGAAACCGTGTTCAGTCAGAAATTTAGCAACGTCCGGCATACTGCCGATCCGCACGGTCCCCTCTGAGGTACAAACCAAGTCTACAAACATCCCGCAGTGTTCTATCCGCTGCACCCGTT
This window encodes:
- a CDS encoding DUF3365 domain-containing protein, producing the protein MKLPRPYSIQSKFLLSLILTSLVIGGVLFAGFSMHMSRVLENVVREKARMVFGQVDSVQNYVRGVLRPQMYEELPDKFIIQAMSSSFVTRNIMARDENETSSFSYRRVAEGARNPDYEAKGIELELINHFRENPGNRFWEGYKTIHGEKHFVMARPAMFKKSCLRCHGKVEDAPVELVELYGNRGFGHTADSIGGVDFVGLPVSASVAHIQETIMTYIGVFLLAVLLYLGATNMLFKRIVANNIRILTTNFRRNFSDEKGVALFREVEQEDEIGEMIGGIEKLSDYMFDTRQKLQEYASNLEKMVEERTGELELEAIARQSDVELFVQLLAGSSRSQSRAELWRATLPLIHKRFNLERTAYVCTFSSKNFYSLPDNPERPPLPDNWVELLTESVPLILDDRAYIPVESSSGSAEGLLCLFRRENSSFREKDLAVLRAIGRQLGIAADSISALNSIVRHNANLQSIFEGISDPLLLADGTGTPIVANESARKLGEELSDGTITDGGVVSLLCHGPGDSGNCGISKSLFMNKPLSREVSLPEGRSFAINIYPIQDAENPIERRVVIYVHETTSQKQMLAHMTQAEKMATVGKLSAGLAHEINNPLGVILCYAELLKKDAAGQNAEDIEVILKHTRQAQTVLKDLLNFARPKVSSTVGSDLTKIVREVADVFRIQADKQGAKISLELDESIPKLNVEPQALEHIVANLLLNGLDAVPENEGRLKITLGIEQPGQAVLKVTDNGPGIAQEDLQYVFDPFYTTKEVNKGSGLGLAVVFGFMSDLGGSIEVENGSKDKGELSGAVFTLKFPLTEKDG
- a CDS encoding YeiH family protein translates to MAENAVKQSSDVVVDKAASSWSDLWKKEDYWAIWLGFLILTIGAIIFFNNKPADMEAKFAKQNTIMTEEAARAPFKTIAWYEAQTAKEKIKAKNQPVGEAIKSFMAKPKKWTTNPLDAFIQTQEQADIKNAAGMPKYEKAKAATAAAKSAALIAQSKAEQAGFKDAKLNAETSASIETWLKLRAKESSAKKKIKNKPYNLIPSLLALMIGFGLFFAVGMRFIDGDAKQFLKGFGLVFVIAVASYLMANQATMKQYGIGYAAWAIAIGLVISNTIGTPTWAKKALQVEFFIKTGLVLLGAEVLFNKVVAIGIPGIFVAWVVTPVVLITTFIFGQKVIKIPSKTLNMVISADMSVCGTSAAIAAAAACKAKKEELTLAIGLSLVFTSVMMIIMPAIIKGTGMPFILGGAWMGGTIDATGAVAAAGAFLSEKALYVAATIKMIQNVLIGVTAFGIAIFWATKVEAKAGQKVHAMEIWHRFPKFVLGFLTASVIFSIIYTSLGSDAGFTMIDQGVLRGFSRIFRGWFFCLSFAAIGLATNFRELKHYFKGGKPLILYVCGQSLNLCLTLIMAYLMFYVVFPDITSKI
- a CDS encoding sigma-54 dependent transcriptional regulator, which codes for MADTHQQKILVVDDQEDFARGIKRLIEGAFPENEVHMAFNGEQALAALKSQQVNLMISDLQMPGMNGLELLKTALTQSDSLSVVMLTAHGTVETAVEALKAGAYDFVTKPIEQENLFRVISKGMERSRLLEENRLLRAQIEQHKDRLLGQSPVMQQLKQSIGAVARTDYNVLIMGESGTGKELVAGMVRDLSSRADKPYVTVNCTAIPDNLLESELFGHVKGAFSGADHDREGLFARADGGTILLDEIGDIPLETQAKLLRVLQEGEIRPVGSDRSKNIDVRVLASTNQDLPLRVAEKSFREDLYHRLNVLPLNLPSLKNRPGDIPLLARYFAQKSCIELGLPEKELDPTVVGHLSGQKWTGNVRELQNTMRKLAVFSTGESITMLAVNMAEGKMTQEMGEKTAASLPFKEAKQQLVDSFSRSYISDILTRSGGNVSEAARMSGLSRVAVQKMLGRFNLKTSFFKGN